The following proteins are encoded in a genomic region of Rhizobium sp. CCGE531:
- a CDS encoding efflux RND transporter periplasmic adaptor subunit translates to MKKFWLPLGLLVVAALVAWGYRDRIPFLSAFVDQASAETKDASKTTQAGGHKREAVAVKSVAVTKRSLANDVTATGWADAQDTTTIAAQEAGLITEIEAQDGAMVKAGDLIAKLDPRTAQALVDKDKANLAKDQATLVEAEAALTRAKNLLNNAGTQQTVDQAVAARDTAVATVNGDKAQLASDQVLLEHTEIRAPYDGRLGDVQLSVGAYVSAGTAIVSIAQYDPIYVKFHLQESHLRELEEAMKGGTVPVSTVPRSAEGKTRQGAMSFYDNQVDAASGTILAKAKFDNANGAIWPGQSVNIVMHFNDNQPVIVAPTVSISPGPDGFFAYVVKDDKVHLTPVTVARQNGAFTAVAKGLSEGDHVVTEGQVQLNDGQSVVEQFSDGTPRKVASADDQSGQKTETISVGAQQ, encoded by the coding sequence ATGAAAAAATTCTGGCTTCCCCTCGGCCTTCTTGTCGTCGCCGCCCTTGTTGCCTGGGGCTATCGCGACCGTATTCCTTTTCTTTCCGCATTTGTCGACCAAGCATCCGCAGAGACCAAAGACGCCAGCAAGACGACGCAAGCGGGCGGTCACAAGCGCGAAGCCGTCGCCGTCAAGTCCGTTGCCGTAACGAAAAGGTCGTTGGCGAACGATGTGACGGCCACCGGCTGGGCCGATGCGCAGGACACCACCACCATAGCCGCACAGGAAGCAGGCCTGATCACAGAGATCGAGGCGCAGGATGGCGCCATGGTCAAGGCGGGCGACCTGATTGCCAAGCTCGACCCGCGCACAGCGCAAGCCTTGGTCGATAAGGATAAGGCAAACCTCGCCAAGGATCAGGCAACCCTCGTCGAGGCGGAAGCAGCGCTTACCCGCGCCAAGAACCTGCTCAACAATGCCGGCACGCAGCAGACGGTCGATCAGGCGGTCGCGGCACGCGATACGGCCGTTGCGACAGTCAACGGCGACAAGGCGCAGCTCGCATCTGACCAGGTGCTTCTGGAGCATACCGAAATCCGGGCGCCGTATGACGGCCGCCTCGGCGATGTGCAGCTCAGCGTCGGCGCCTATGTCAGCGCCGGGACCGCGATTGTTTCGATCGCGCAATATGACCCGATCTACGTCAAGTTCCATTTGCAGGAAAGCCATCTTCGCGAACTCGAAGAGGCCATGAAGGGCGGCACCGTGCCGGTCAGCACCGTGCCGCGGTCCGCCGAAGGCAAGACGCGCCAGGGCGCCATGAGCTTCTACGACAACCAGGTCGATGCGGCTTCCGGCACCATTCTCGCCAAGGCGAAGTTCGACAACGCGAACGGCGCCATCTGGCCCGGCCAGTCGGTCAACATCGTCATGCACTTCAACGACAACCAGCCGGTCATCGTCGCGCCCACTGTTTCGATCAGCCCCGGTCCGGATGGCTTTTTTGCCTATGTCGTCAAGGATGACAAGGTGCATCTGACGCCGGTCACGGTTGCTAGGCAGAACGGCGCATTTACAGCAGTCGCCAAGGGCCTCTCGGAAGGCGACCATGTCGTCACGGAAGGACAGGTGCAGCTGAATGACGGCCAGAGCGTAGTCGAGCAGTTCAGCGATGGCACGCCGCGGAAAGTCGCCTCGGCTGACGATCAGTCGGGTCAGAAAACCGAAACGATTTCCGTCGGAGCACAGCAATGA
- a CDS encoding SDR family oxidoreductase yields MDLRIGGKRALVLASSKGLGHGIAVALAREGVNVLLCGRSGERLDGNCRAINAEGKGRADWIWADLNDENFVDVVTKAATEKLGGIDILINNSGGPTPGTTEDMTADRLETYFISMVSRIITLTNALLPGMKAQGWGRILTVASSGVIEPIPNLALSNTLRPALAGWSKTLASEVAAHGITVNMLLPGSIATDRLAELDTAAAKRGGRSLEDVSAERQQRIPVGRYGRVEEFAATAAFLCSEPASYVTGTLVRCDGGAAKSL; encoded by the coding sequence ATGGATCTTCGTATCGGCGGAAAGCGCGCGCTGGTGCTTGCCTCATCCAAGGGGCTCGGCCATGGGATCGCGGTAGCGCTGGCCCGCGAGGGCGTGAACGTCCTGCTCTGCGGCCGCAGCGGCGAAAGGCTTGACGGCAATTGCAGGGCCATCAATGCCGAAGGCAAGGGTCGCGCGGATTGGATTTGGGCCGACCTCAACGACGAGAACTTCGTTGATGTCGTCACCAAGGCTGCAACCGAGAAGCTCGGCGGCATCGACATTCTCATCAACAACAGCGGCGGCCCGACGCCTGGAACGACGGAGGATATGACCGCCGACCGGCTGGAGACCTATTTCATCTCCATGGTGTCGCGGATCATCACGCTGACCAACGCGCTGCTGCCAGGCATGAAGGCACAAGGCTGGGGGCGCATCCTCACGGTCGCCTCCTCCGGCGTCATCGAGCCCATTCCCAACCTTGCGCTCTCCAACACGCTGCGCCCGGCCCTTGCCGGATGGAGCAAGACGCTGGCGAGCGAAGTGGCGGCGCATGGCATCACGGTGAACATGCTTCTGCCGGGCAGCATCGCCACCGACCGATTGGCCGAGCTTGACACGGCTGCTGCCAAGCGTGGAGGCCGGAGCCTGGAAGACGTCAGCGCCGAGCGTCAGCAGCGCATTCCCGTCGGCCGCTATGGCCGTGTCGAAGAATTCGCTGCAACGGCCGCCTTCCTCTGCAGCGAACCGGCAAGCTACGTCACGGGAACATTGGTCCGTTGCGACGGCGGGGCTGCAAAGTCACTTTAA
- a CDS encoding electron transfer flavoprotein-ubiquinone oxidoreductase, whose product MTDASELPERESMEFDVVIVGAGPAGLSAAIRLKQINPDLTVVVLEKGAEVGAHILSGAVVDPIGIDRLLPDWREEEGHPFKTEVTDDHFLFLGPAGSVRLPNFMMPPLMSNHGNYIVSLGNVCRWLAEKAEALGVEIYPGFAATEVLYNDEGAVIGVATGDMGIEKNGEPGPNYTRGMALLGKYVLIGEGVRGSLAKQLIAKFDLSRNSDVPKFGIGVKELWEVKPENHKKGLVQHSFGWPLGMKTGGGSFLYHLEDNLVAVGFVVHLNYKNPYLYPFEEFQRFKTHPAIRGTFEGGKRISYGARAITEGGYQSVPKLTFPGGALIGCSAGFVNVPRIKGSHNAVLSGMLAADRIAEAIAAGRGNDEVIEIENEWRASDIGKDLKRVRNVKPLWSKFGTAIGVTLGGLDMWTNQLLGFSFFGTLKHGKTDAQSLEPASKHTKIDYPKPDGVLTFDRLSSVFLSNTNHEEDQPVHLQVRDMALQVSSEHDVYAGPSTRYCPAGVYEWVEKDGKETFVINAQNCVHCKTCDIKDPNQNINWVPPQGGEGPVYPNM is encoded by the coding sequence ATGACTGACGCGAGCGAGCTGCCGGAACGCGAGAGCATGGAATTCGACGTTGTGATTGTCGGCGCGGGGCCTGCGGGCCTGTCGGCTGCAATCCGGCTGAAGCAGATCAACCCGGATCTGACCGTCGTCGTGCTCGAGAAGGGGGCCGAAGTCGGCGCGCATATCCTGTCGGGCGCCGTCGTTGACCCGATCGGTATCGACCGGCTGCTGCCGGATTGGCGCGAAGAGGAGGGGCATCCCTTCAAGACCGAGGTGACGGACGATCACTTCCTGTTCCTAGGCCCCGCCGGATCCGTCCGCCTGCCGAATTTCATGATGCCGCCGCTGATGAGCAATCACGGCAATTACATCGTCTCGCTCGGCAATGTCTGTCGTTGGCTGGCCGAGAAGGCCGAGGCGCTGGGCGTCGAGATCTATCCCGGCTTTGCCGCGACCGAAGTGCTCTATAATGACGAGGGCGCCGTCATCGGCGTCGCCACCGGCGACATGGGCATCGAGAAGAATGGCGAGCCCGGCCCGAACTATACGCGCGGCATGGCATTGCTTGGCAAATATGTGCTGATCGGCGAGGGCGTGCGCGGCTCGCTCGCCAAGCAGCTCATTGCCAAGTTCGATCTGTCGCGGAACAGCGATGTGCCGAAGTTCGGCATCGGCGTCAAGGAACTCTGGGAGGTCAAGCCGGAGAACCACAAAAAGGGTCTCGTGCAGCACTCCTTCGGCTGGCCGCTCGGCATGAAAACCGGCGGCGGCTCGTTCCTCTATCATCTGGAGGACAATCTGGTTGCCGTCGGCTTCGTCGTGCACCTGAACTACAAGAACCCCTATCTCTATCCCTTCGAGGAATTCCAACGCTTCAAGACGCATCCGGCGATCCGCGGCACCTTCGAGGGCGGCAAGCGCATCTCCTATGGCGCCCGCGCCATCACCGAGGGCGGTTACCAATCGGTGCCGAAGCTGACCTTCCCAGGCGGCGCCCTGATCGGCTGTTCGGCCGGCTTCGTCAACGTTCCCCGCATCAAGGGCAGCCACAATGCGGTGCTGTCGGGCATGCTGGCGGCCGACAGGATCGCCGAGGCGATCGCGGCCGGTCGCGGCAATGACGAGGTGATCGAGATCGAGAACGAATGGCGTGCTTCCGACATCGGCAAGGATCTGAAGCGGGTCAGGAACGTCAAGCCGCTATGGTCGAAATTCGGCACGGCGATCGGCGTGACGCTCGGCGGTCTCGACATGTGGACGAACCAGCTCCTCGGCTTCTCCTTCTTCGGCACGCTGAAGCATGGCAAGACGGATGCGCAGAGCCTGGAGCCGGCCTCCAAGCACACGAAGATCGACTATCCGAAGCCGGATGGCGTGCTGACCTTCGACCGTCTTTCCTCGGTGTTCCTGTCGAACACCAATCACGAGGAAGACCAGCCGGTGCATCTGCAGGTCAGGGACATGGCGCTGCAGGTATCGTCGGAACACGACGTCTATGCCGGTCCGTCGACGCGTTACTGTCCGGCGGGCGTTTATGAATGGGTGGAGAAAGACGGCAAGGAAACCTTTGTCATCAACGCCCAGAACTGCGTCCACTGCAAGACCTGCGACATCAAGGATCCGAACCAGAACATCAACTGGGTCCCGCCACAGGGCGGCGAGGGGCCGGTCTATCCGAATATGTGA
- a CDS encoding GNAT family N-acetyltransferase, whose protein sequence is MTEIGQDTWLIRPARAGELHLLADIEIDAFWALHEAGAVACEPTTLPLDTLRQSLAEDLLFVAVDGDNKPFGFLAGLRKDGSIYIAEIDVIRRWQKRGVGRRLMETAIAAARAQGASGVTLTTDRQVAFNAPFYASVGFRILEGEDRPAVLTQILENEVAYGADPLRRVAMAVRF, encoded by the coding sequence ATGACCGAGATCGGGCAAGACACCTGGCTGATCCGCCCAGCCAGGGCCGGCGAGCTGCATTTGCTTGCTGATATCGAGATCGATGCCTTTTGGGCTCTGCATGAGGCCGGCGCTGTCGCCTGCGAGCCGACAACCCTGCCTCTCGACACCCTGCGACAATCCCTGGCGGAAGACTTGCTGTTCGTTGCCGTCGACGGCGATAACAAGCCGTTTGGTTTCCTGGCCGGCCTACGGAAGGACGGTTCCATATATATAGCCGAAATCGATGTCATCAGGCGCTGGCAGAAGCGAGGCGTCGGACGCCGGCTGATGGAAACAGCCATTGCCGCGGCGAGAGCGCAAGGAGCCTCAGGCGTCACTCTGACGACGGACCGGCAGGTGGCCTTCAATGCGCCGTTCTACGCTTCTGTGGGATTTCGCATCCTGGAGGGCGAGGATAGGCCAGCCGTTCTCACGCAGATTCTGGAAAATGAGGTTGCCTACGGCGCCGATCCGCTCAGACGCGTGGCTATGGCGGTTCGATTTTGA